One Salvia splendens isolate huo1 chromosome 12, SspV2, whole genome shotgun sequence genomic window carries:
- the LOC121758160 gene encoding transcription factor MYB14-like — translation MVRPPSIDSNGMKKGAWSQDEDEKLKTYIEKYGHWNWRLLPRYAGLKRCGKSCRLRWVNYLKPGLKRGNFSEEEQQLVVELHAELGNKWSAIAVKLPGRTDNEIKNFWHTHIEKRRNPNRASTNPNNANTISIIEKTDSSEITSLSTNSSQHDLESLLSSILEADAALTDRFGSSYGSFWNEPSNASNSEICMSNVNY, via the exons ATGGTGAGGCCACCTTCTATTGACAGCAATGGAATGAAGAAGGGTGCTTGGAGTCAAGACGAGGACGAAAAGTTGAAGACTTACATCGAGAAATATGGTCACTGGAATTGGAGATTGCTCCCGAGATATGCCG GCCTGAAGAGATGTGGGAAGAGCTGCAGATTGCGATGGGTGAATTACTTGAAACCAGGACTCAAGAGGGGGAATTTCAGCGAGGAAGAGCAACAGCTCGTCGTTGAATTGCACGCGGAGCTCGGAAACAA GTGGTCCGCCATCGCAGTAAAGCTGCCTGGCAGAACAGACAACGAGATCAAGAACTTCTGGCACACACATATCGAGAAACGGCGCAATCCAAATCGCGCATCTACAAACCCTAATAATGCAAACACAATTTCTATCATAGAAAAAACTGATTCCTCGGAAATTACTTCTCTCTCTACGAATTCATCGCAACACGATCTTGAATCGTTGCTGTCCAGTATACTCGAGGCAGATGCTGCTCTTACCGACCGTTTCGGATCATCCTATGGAAGCTTCTGGAATGAGCCATCCAATGCTTCGAATTCGGAGATTTGTATGTCCAATGTTAATTACTAA